Proteins encoded within one genomic window of Brenneria nigrifluens DSM 30175 = ATCC 13028:
- the yieE gene encoding DNA-binding transcriptional regulator YeiE, with amino-acid sequence MHITLRQLEVFTEVLKSGSTTQASVVLALSQSAVSAALADLEGQLGVQLFDRVGKRLVVNEHGRLLYPKALSLLEQSVEIEQLFRRDNGALRIYASSTIGNYLLPEMIARYRRDFPDIPLELHVGNTLDVITGVSEFRVDLGLIEGPCHHPDLVTQPWLEDELVVFCAPTHPLSQQDITLTSLAEAPWILRERGSGTREVLDHLLLARLPHFHLVMELGNSEAIKHAVRHGIGISCLSRHVIAEQLEIGTLVELSVPLPKLLRTLYLVHHRQKHISTVWQRFLSYCRATA; translated from the coding sequence ATGCATATTACCTTACGCCAGTTAGAAGTTTTTACTGAAGTTCTGAAAAGCGGTTCGACAACTCAGGCTTCGGTGGTACTCGCGCTTTCCCAGTCCGCCGTCAGCGCCGCGCTGGCCGATCTGGAAGGGCAGTTGGGCGTTCAGTTATTTGACCGCGTTGGTAAACGGCTGGTGGTGAATGAGCACGGGCGCCTGCTTTATCCCAAGGCATTGTCATTACTTGAGCAATCGGTGGAGATTGAACAGCTTTTTCGCCGCGACAACGGCGCGTTGCGCATTTATGCCAGCAGCACCATCGGCAATTACCTGTTACCGGAAATGATTGCCCGCTATCGCCGGGATTTCCCCGATATCCCGCTGGAGCTGCATGTCGGCAACACGCTGGATGTGATTACCGGCGTTTCCGAATTCAGGGTCGATCTCGGGCTGATTGAAGGGCCGTGCCATCATCCCGATCTGGTGACGCAACCCTGGCTGGAAGATGAGCTGGTGGTATTCTGCGCGCCGACCCATCCTCTCAGCCAACAGGACATTACATTAACGTCGCTGGCCGAAGCGCCGTGGATCCTGCGCGAACGCGGTTCGGGCACGCGGGAGGTGCTGGACCATCTGCTGCTGGCGCGTCTGCCCCATTTTCATCTGGTAATGGAACTGGGCAATTCCGAGGCCATCAAACATGCGGTGCGTCACGGTATCGGGATTAGCTGCCTGTCGCGCCACGTTATTGCCGAACAGTTGGAGATCGGCACGCTGGTGGAACTCTCCGTGCCGTTGCCCAAGTTGCTGCGTACGCTGTATCTGGTTCACCATCGCCAGAAACATATTTCAACGGTTTGGCAGCGTTTCCTGAGCTATTGCCGCGCAACGGCGTAG
- the nfo gene encoding deoxyribonuclease IV — protein sequence MKYIGAHVSAAGGVDQAVIRAHELEATAFALFTKNQRQWQAAPLTPETIARFKSASAKYGYTPAQILPHDSYLINLGHPENAALEKSRAAFIDEMARCQQLGLSLLNFHPGSHLKQIDEDRCLARIAESINIALAATEGVTAVIENTAGQGSNLGFRFEHLAAIIADVEDKSRVGVCIDTCHAFAGGYDLRTSGACDRTFAEFERIVGFDYLRGMHLNDAKSEFNSRVDRHHSLGEGNIGKTAFSYIMKDRRFDGIPLILETVNPDIWAQEIAWLKAQDPQSC from the coding sequence ATGAAATACATAGGCGCCCACGTCAGCGCCGCCGGTGGCGTAGACCAGGCGGTAATACGAGCCCATGAGCTTGAAGCGACCGCTTTCGCATTGTTTACCAAAAATCAGCGTCAATGGCAGGCGGCGCCATTGACTCCGGAAACGATCGCGCGGTTTAAATCCGCCAGTGCAAAATATGGCTACACTCCGGCGCAGATTCTGCCGCACGATAGCTATCTGATTAATCTCGGACACCCGGAAAACGCGGCGCTGGAAAAATCGCGCGCCGCCTTTATCGACGAGATGGCGCGCTGCCAGCAGTTGGGGCTGAGCCTGCTTAATTTCCATCCCGGCAGTCACCTGAAGCAGATTGATGAAGACCGTTGTCTGGCGCGCATCGCCGAGTCGATCAATATTGCGCTGGCGGCCACCGAGGGCGTTACCGCGGTAATTGAAAACACCGCTGGCCAGGGAAGCAATCTGGGATTTCGCTTTGAACATCTGGCCGCCATTATCGCCGACGTCGAAGACAAGAGCCGCGTCGGCGTGTGCATCGATACCTGTCACGCCTTTGCCGGGGGATATGATTTACGCACCAGCGGCGCATGCGACCGAACCTTTGCCGAATTCGAGCGCATCGTCGGTTTTGATTATTTACGCGGTATGCACCTGAACGACGCCAAAAGCGAGTTCAACAGCCGGGTGGATCGTCACCACAGCCTGGGGGAAGGAAATATCGGTAAAACCGCCTTCAGCTACATCATGAAGGATCGGCGTTTTGACGGCATCCCACTGATTCTGGAAACCGTTAATCCGGATATCTGGGCGCAGGAAATCGCCTGGCTTAAGGCGCAGGATCCGCAATCTTGCTAA